A window from Deinococcus aquiradiocola encodes these proteins:
- a CDS encoding family 1 glycosylhydrolase has translation MAPRSFLAAMEAVNIGVNGSRTYAGDEFGGASGTRGDGLPTGTPGNFMFATGIECSYPMTRHGRRDQLRECGHYSHWEQDFDLVQGLGLKYLRYGLPYHEISTGPGTYDWEKADELMAGLRRRGITPILDLLHFGLPDWLGDFQNPELPVHFAAFAGEAARRYGWVRHFTPVNEIYVTARSSGRDGLWNERLKSERGFVTALKHAAAASILACHAIVRERPDAVIIQSESAEYLHDACAEPRADLALHNKMSCLSLDLLYAHVPDVDTYRHARTHGLSENEYQWFMAGEPPGHQIIGSDYYGRNERIVLPDRSELQAEDVLGWHTLASRLHRRYRRPVMHTETNTFDADRNPAWLWKQWMNVLQLRREGVPVVGFTWYSLTDQIDWDTGLAELNSRVNPVGLYDLQRQPRPVEAAYRDLLQNYGQITVVPHGEMFELTAQPATLRVQV, from the coding sequence GTGGCTCCCCGGAGTTTCCTCGCGGCGATGGAGGCCGTGAACATCGGCGTGAACGGCAGCCGAACCTACGCGGGTGACGAGTTCGGCGGTGCGAGCGGCACGCGCGGCGACGGCCTGCCGACCGGCACGCCCGGCAACTTCATGTTCGCGACCGGCATCGAATGCTCGTACCCCATGACGCGCCACGGTCGCCGCGACCAGCTTCGCGAGTGCGGGCATTACAGCCACTGGGAGCAGGACTTCGACCTCGTGCAGGGCCTGGGCCTGAAGTACCTCCGGTACGGCCTGCCGTACCACGAGATCAGCACCGGTCCCGGCACGTACGACTGGGAGAAGGCCGACGAACTCATGGCGGGCCTGCGTCGGCGCGGCATCACCCCGATCCTCGACCTGCTGCACTTCGGGCTGCCCGACTGGCTGGGCGACTTCCAGAACCCGGAGCTGCCGGTGCACTTCGCGGCGTTCGCGGGGGAGGCCGCGCGGCGCTACGGGTGGGTGCGGCACTTCACGCCCGTCAACGAGATCTACGTCACGGCACGCAGTTCCGGCCGCGACGGCCTGTGGAACGAGCGGCTGAAGTCCGAACGCGGCTTCGTCACGGCCCTCAAGCACGCGGCGGCCGCCAGCATCCTCGCGTGCCATGCCATCGTCCGGGAACGCCCGGACGCGGTCATCATCCAGTCGGAGAGTGCCGAGTACCTGCACGACGCGTGCGCCGAACCGCGCGCCGACCTCGCGCTGCACAACAAGATGAGCTGCCTGTCGCTGGACCTGCTGTACGCGCACGTGCCGGACGTGGACACCTACCGGCACGCGCGCACGCACGGCCTGAGCGAAAACGAGTACCAGTGGTTCATGGCGGGCGAACCGCCCGGCCATCAGATCATCGGGAGCGACTACTACGGCCGCAACGAGCGCATCGTGCTCCCCGACCGCAGCGAACTGCAGGCCGAGGACGTCCTCGGCTGGCACACGCTGGCGAGCCGCCTGCACCGCCGCTACCGGCGGCCCGTGATGCACACCGAGACGAACACCTTCGACGCCGACCGCAACCCGGCGTGGCTGTGGAAGCAGTGGATGAACGTCCTGCAGCTGCGCCGGGAAGGCGTGCCCGTCGTGGGCTTCACGTGGTACTCGCTCACCGACCAGATCGACTGGGACACCGGCCTCGCGGAGCTCAACAGCCGCGTGAACCCGGTCGGCCTGTACGACCTGCAGCGTCAGCCGCGTCCCGTGGAGGCCGCGTACCGCGACCTGCTGCAGAACTACGGGCAGATCACGGTCGTGCCGCACGGCGAGATGTTCGAACTGACCGCTCAGCCGGCCACCCTGCGCGTGCAGGTGT
- a CDS encoding acyl-CoA dehydrogenase family protein: protein MPVPLFRSFFQGGFECSAHRRPSGRRVDVIDATRHDHFAREDYARLAATGLRTARDGLRWPLIERVPGEYEFTSVAAQLAGSREAGVQVIWDLLHYGTPDHVDVFAADFPARFAAFAAAAAAYLAAGTDGELWLCPINEVSFFAWGGGEVGYLNPFVHGQGPRLKRALVRAVIAGMDAVRAAHPGARFLHAEPLIRVSAHPDRPWEDLHAAGVQESQFETLDLLSGRLNPELGGGPAYLDVIGLNYYPDNQWRHHPDHGQRSVLPPTHPEYRPLRTLLAEVHARYGRPLLISETGAEDDARAPWFARVAREALAARAAGVPVQGVCLYPVVNHPGWDDDRHCHNGLWDYPDAQGGRSVHPPLLEALRAAQAEERGEGVPAPAHSGQGLAEALRRFARAEPTLQAEAAVRDLDARVPAASLAALHAEGLLSATLSTEDGGLGVAGVDLLQLLRRVGRASLPVARLYEGHVNALLLIRRYGTPAQSRQAAQDALAGHLFGVWNTEDQDALHLHGGEDSWTLRGGKTFTSGGAAVTRALVTAERPDGEGRQMLLLEHLDDARFDASFWQPLGMRATASARLNLNGLPVSGAALIGSPGDYYAQPEFGGGALRFLGAQLGGADALMDASRDALRHLGRTGDPVQALRFADAAGRAEGAWQIVLEGARRLERGETGEAFLAYVALARAQTEDACLQVAEATERAVGARGLLEPHPAARLLRDLRMYLRQPAPDAARLAAGHWLLGTPGPGPEDVSPWRPA from the coding sequence ATGCCCGTTCCCCTGTTCCGTTCGTTCTTCCAGGGTGGCTTCGAATGCTCGGCCCACCGGCGCCCCTCCGGCCGCCGGGTGGACGTGATCGACGCCACCCGTCACGACCACTTCGCGCGTGAGGACTACGCGCGCCTCGCCGCGACCGGCCTGCGGACCGCGCGCGACGGGCTGCGCTGGCCGCTGATCGAACGGGTGCCGGGCGAGTACGAGTTCACGTCGGTGGCCGCGCAGCTCGCGGGCAGCCGCGAGGCGGGCGTGCAGGTCATCTGGGACCTGCTGCACTACGGCACGCCAGATCACGTGGACGTGTTCGCGGCGGACTTCCCGGCGCGGTTCGCGGCCTTCGCGGCGGCGGCCGCCGCGTACCTGGCGGCCGGCACGGACGGCGAGCTGTGGCTGTGCCCCATCAACGAGGTGTCGTTCTTCGCGTGGGGTGGCGGCGAGGTCGGGTACCTGAATCCCTTCGTGCACGGGCAGGGCCCGCGCCTGAAACGGGCGCTGGTCCGGGCCGTGATCGCCGGGATGGACGCGGTACGCGCCGCGCACCCCGGCGCGCGGTTCCTGCACGCCGAGCCGCTCATCCGGGTGAGCGCCCACCCGGACCGCCCGTGGGAGGACCTTCACGCGGCGGGCGTGCAGGAGTCGCAGTTTGAGACGCTCGACCTGCTGAGCGGCCGACTGAACCCCGAACTGGGCGGCGGTCCGGCGTACCTCGACGTGATCGGCCTGAACTACTACCCGGACAACCAGTGGCGGCACCATCCCGACCACGGGCAGCGCAGCGTGCTGCCGCCCACCCATCCCGAGTACCGGCCGCTGCGGACCCTGCTGGCCGAGGTGCACGCCCGCTACGGACGGCCGCTGCTGATCTCCGAGACGGGCGCCGAGGACGACGCGCGCGCCCCATGGTTCGCGCGGGTGGCGCGCGAGGCGCTGGCCGCGCGGGCAGCGGGCGTGCCGGTGCAGGGCGTGTGCCTGTACCCGGTCGTGAATCACCCCGGCTGGGACGACGACCGCCACTGCCACAACGGCCTGTGGGACTACCCGGACGCGCAGGGGGGCCGCAGCGTCCACCCGCCGCTGCTGGAAGCGCTGCGGGCCGCGCAGGCCGAGGAGCGCGGCGAGGGCGTGCCAGCCCCTGCCCACTCCGGTCAGGGGCTCGCGGAAGCGCTCCGCCGCTTCGCGCGGGCCGAGCCCACCCTCCAGGCCGAGGCGGCCGTGCGCGACCTGGACGCCCGCGTGCCTGCCGCCTCCCTGGCCGCCCTGCACGCCGAGGGCCTCCTGAGCGCCACGCTGAGCACCGAGGACGGGGGACTGGGCGTCGCGGGCGTGGACCTGCTGCAGCTGCTGCGCCGCGTGGGCCGCGCCAGCCTGCCGGTCGCGCGGCTGTACGAGGGGCACGTCAACGCCCTGCTGCTCATCCGGCGGTACGGCACGCCCGCACAGTCCCGGCAGGCAGCACAGGACGCCCTCGCGGGCCACCTGTTCGGCGTGTGGAACACCGAGGACCAGGACGCCCTGCACCTGCACGGCGGCGAGGACAGCTGGACGCTGCGCGGCGGGAAGACCTTCACGTCCGGCGGGGCCGCCGTCACGCGCGCGCTCGTCACCGCCGAACGCCCGGACGGCGAGGGGCGACAGATGCTGCTGCTGGAGCACCTGGACGACGCGCGTTTCGACGCGTCGTTCTGGCAGCCGCTCGGGATGCGCGCCACGGCCAGCGCCCGCCTGAACCTGAACGGCCTGCCGGTGTCCGGGGCGGCGCTGATCGGCTCGCCCGGCGATTACTATGCCCAGCCGGAGTTCGGCGGGGGCGCCCTGCGTTTCCTGGGGGCGCAGCTGGGCGGCGCGGACGCCCTGATGGACGCGAGCCGGGACGCGCTGCGGCACCTGGGCCGGACGGGCGACCCGGTACAGGCCCTGAGGTTCGCGGACGCGGCCGGACGCGCGGAGGGAGCCTGGCAGATCGTGCTGGAAGGTGCGCGCCGCCTGGAGCGCGGCGAGACGGGCGAGGCGTTCCTCGCGTACGTCGCCCTGGCGAGGGCGCAGACGGAGGACGCCTGCCTGCAGGTCGCGGAGGCCACCGAACGGGCCGTCGGGGCGCGCGGCCTGCTCGAACCGCACCCGGCCGCGCGGCTGCTGCGCGACCTGCGCATGTACCTGCGCCAGCCCGCCCCGGACGCCGCGCGACTCGCGGCCGGGCACTGGCTGCTCGGGACGCCCGGCCCCGGCCCGGAGGACGTCAGCCCGTGGCGGCCCGCGTGA
- a CDS encoding PIG-L deacetylase family protein, translating into MAARVNGTPPRQAGLLDPAALTGPVWVVAPHPDDEALGCGALIAALTDAGQEVWALLLSDGGFSHPASAAYPRERLVRTRLAEWRAGLAVLGVPAERTAALGFPDGALAGHAQEIQEAARAAFRAAPPATVLLPWGRDPHPDHRAAWATLHAALPGPCRVLLYTVWLQERGQEGDWPAPGEARTLTFPPSGWADRKAAAIAAHATQLGTITDDPGGFTLAPDMIARAVREPETYFEVNP; encoded by the coding sequence GTGGCGGCCCGCGTGAACGGCACGCCCCCCCGGCAGGCCGGACTGCTGGACCCCGCGGCGCTGACCGGTCCGGTCTGGGTGGTCGCGCCGCACCCGGACGACGAGGCGCTCGGCTGCGGCGCCCTGATCGCGGCCCTCACGGACGCCGGGCAGGAGGTGTGGGCGCTGCTCCTCAGCGACGGTGGGTTCTCGCACCCGGCCTCCGCCGCGTACCCGCGCGAACGGCTCGTCCGCACCCGCCTCGCCGAGTGGCGCGCGGGCCTGGCCGTGCTGGGCGTCCCGGCCGAGCGCACCGCCGCGCTCGGCTTCCCGGACGGCGCCCTCGCCGGGCACGCGCAGGAGATCCAGGAAGCCGCCCGCGCGGCCTTCAGGGCGGCGCCGCCCGCCACGGTCCTGCTGCCGTGGGGCCGGGACCCGCACCCCGACCACCGGGCCGCGTGGGCCACCCTGCACGCCGCGCTGCCCGGCCCCTGCCGCGTCCTCCTGTACACCGTGTGGCTGCAGGAGCGCGGTCAGGAGGGCGACTGGCCCGCGCCCGGCGAGGCGCGCACCCTGACGTTCCCGCCGTCAGGCTGGGCGGACCGCAAGGCCGCCGCCATCGCCGCCCACGCCACGCAGCTCGGGACCATCACCGACGACCCCGGCGGCTTCACCCTCGCCCCGGACATGATCGCCCGCGCCGTGCGGGAACCCGAGACCTACTTCGAGGTGAACCCATGA
- a CDS encoding class I SAM-dependent DNA methyltransferase: protein MTLPDRYFDDVYAANDDPWNFQGSPYEAAKYARTLAALPQERYGRALEVGCSIGVLTGLLARRVDALTAVDVSEAALQRARARNHGAQNVTFERRRLPQDVPAGPFDLVMLSEVLYYLSPTDLEAALDVIVARTAPGGTVLLVHWTPHVHDYPQTGDAVHEAALARAGRGELTHLHGERHGDDREGYRLDVFERPA, encoded by the coding sequence ATGACCCTGCCCGACCGCTACTTCGACGACGTGTACGCCGCGAACGACGACCCCTGGAACTTCCAGGGCAGCCCCTACGAGGCCGCGAAGTACGCCCGGACCCTGGCCGCCCTGCCGCAGGAACGCTACGGACGCGCGCTGGAGGTCGGGTGTTCCATCGGCGTCCTGACCGGCCTGCTGGCCCGGCGCGTGGACGCCCTGACCGCCGTGGACGTGAGCGAGGCGGCCCTGCAGCGCGCCCGGGCACGCAACCACGGCGCGCAGAACGTCACCTTCGAGCGCCGCAGGCTGCCGCAGGACGTGCCCGCAGGCCCCTTCGACCTCGTGATGCTGTCGGAAGTCCTGTACTACCTCTCGCCGACCGACCTGGAGGCCGCGCTGGACGTGATCGTCGCCCGGACAGCACCGGGCGGGACGGTGCTGCTGGTGCACTGGACGCCGCACGTGCACGACTACCCGCAGACCGGGGACGCCGTGCACGAGGCCGCGCTCGCCCGCGCGGGCCGCGGCGAGCTGACGCACCTGCACGGCGAGCGGCACGGCGACGACCGCGAAGGCTACCGGCTAGACGTGTTCGAGCGCCCCGCGTAG
- a CDS encoding glycosyltransferase — translation MTRPPAAPCEPVPVVVAIPARDEAAWLPGTLAALAAQVGAPAFGVLVLANNCTDGTADVARAFRDRLKVRVVDCALTGAEAGVVGARRRALDLAAGWAGPDGVIVSTDADTCAAPDWLAQMLVPLRDGADAAAGRILLRAHERAALTEAARRTHLYDLAYRLAASRVEAHFDPVAHDPWPRHAQHFGASLALTVRAYRQVGGVPDVTALEDVALVRALQRADLTLRHTPHARVYTSARRCGRVGVGLSTQLGEWASGRVWTVPGGQEVAALARAQAALRRAYAAGPGHAACAARSLAALWLTSIPALRAALRSPTLGEALERAHAARLAAGWWGVTFRPVPVERALAELRGALEHV, via the coding sequence GTGACCCGTCCTCCTGCTGCCCCCTGCGAACCCGTGCCGGTCGTCGTGGCGATCCCGGCGCGTGACGAGGCCGCGTGGCTGCCCGGCACCCTTGCCGCGCTGGCCGCTCAGGTGGGCGCCCCGGCGTTCGGGGTGCTCGTCCTCGCGAACAACTGCACCGACGGCACGGCGGACGTGGCCCGCGCGTTCCGGGACCGCCTGAAGGTGCGTGTCGTGGACTGCGCGCTGACCGGCGCGGAGGCGGGCGTGGTCGGCGCGCGGCGCCGGGCGCTGGATCTCGCGGCCGGGTGGGCCGGGCCGGACGGCGTGATCGTCAGCACCGACGCGGACACCTGCGCCGCGCCGGACTGGCTCGCGCAGATGCTCGTCCCGCTGCGGGACGGCGCGGACGCCGCCGCAGGGCGCATCCTGCTGCGCGCGCACGAGCGGGCCGCGCTGACAGAGGCCGCGCGCCGCACGCACCTGTACGACCTGGCGTACCGGCTGGCGGCCAGCCGGGTCGAGGCGCACTTCGACCCGGTCGCGCACGATCCCTGGCCGCGTCACGCGCAGCATTTCGGGGCGAGCCTGGCGCTCACGGTCCGCGCGTACCGGCAGGTGGGGGGCGTGCCGGACGTGACGGCGCTGGAGGACGTGGCGCTGGTGCGGGCGCTGCAGCGGGCGGACCTGACGCTGCGGCACACGCCTCACGCGCGGGTGTACACGTCGGCTCGCCGCTGCGGGCGGGTGGGGGTGGGACTGTCCACGCAGCTCGGCGAGTGGGCGTCCGGGCGGGTGTGGACGGTGCCGGGCGGGCAGGAGGTCGCCGCGCTGGCCCGCGCGCAGGCGGCGCTGCGGCGCGCGTACGCCGCCGGTCCCGGCCACGCCGCGTGCGCCGCGCGCTCACTGGCGGCGCTGTGGCTGACGTCCATTCCTGCACTGAGGGCCGCGCTGCGTTCACCGACCCTGGGGGAGGCGCTGGAACGGGCGCACGCGGCGCGGCTCGCGGCCGGCTGGTGGGGCGTGACGTTCCGGCCCGTGCCGGTCGAGCGGGCGCTCGCGGAGCTACGCGGGGCGCTCGAACACGTCTAG